A stretch of the Arachis stenosperma cultivar V10309 chromosome 6, arast.V10309.gnm1.PFL2, whole genome shotgun sequence genome encodes the following:
- the LOC130933160 gene encoding probable plastid-lipid-associated protein 8, chloroplastic: MATASASPSLFLRSSSSCGGRTNIITLRSSHSRFPHLNRRHVKKSLTLTVSASVSVSNPELRAAPDDLVSSILSKVLETDGGVLLKSQEHKEVAELAQQLQNYCLNEPVKSPLIFGEWDVAYCSQPTSPGGGYRSAVGRLFFKTKQMTQVIEAPDIVRNKITFTALGFLDGEVSLKGKLKALDTEWIQVVFEAPELKLGSWEARYGGESQVKLRITYIDEKIRLGVGSRGSLFVFQRK, from the exons ATGGCCACAGCTTCagcttctccttctcttttcctCAGATCTTCTTCGTCCTGTGGTGGCCGTACTAACATAATCACTCTTCGCTCCTCTCATTCACGTTTTCCTCACCTGAATCGCCGCCACGTAAAGAAGAGCCTCACACTCACTGTTTCCGCTTCGGTTTCGGTGTCCAATCCTGAGCTTCGTGCCGCTCCCGATGATCTTGTTTCGTCTATTCTCTCAAAG GTGTTGGAAACAGATGGAGGTGTTTTACTAAAATCTCAAGAACATAAAGAGGTGGCTGAATTGGCTCAGCAATTGCAGAACTATTGTCTGAATGAGCCAGTTAAAAGCCCATTAATATTTGGAG AGTGGGATGTGGCGTACTGTTCACAGCCAACATCACCTGGAGGTGGCTATAGGAGTGCGGTGGGACGCCTTTTCTTTAAGACGAAGCAAATGACTCAGGTTATTGAAGCTCCTGATATCGTGAGAAATAAGATCACCTTCACTGCCTTAGGATTTTTGGATGGAGAAGTCTCTCTGAAGG GAAAACTCAAGGCTTTAGATACTGAATGGATTCAAGTTGTATTCGAAGCACCCGAATTGAAGCTAGGGTCATGGGAGGCCCGGTATGGCGGCGAGAGTCAAGTTAAACTGAGAATCACTTACATTGATGAAAAAATCAGGTTGGGAGTGGGTTCTAGAGGTTCCCTCTTTGtatttcaaagaaaatga
- the LOC130936388 gene encoding putative RNA methyltransferase At5g10620 isoform X2: MQIRRSICVPIRVLSVGKKRSRELQLMVDEYAEKIKYYCSFEDVQIRPNPRNARDQRAQVDDEDAAMMNHIRSDDWVVMLDERGQDIRSEEMAELIGNAGNTGASRLSFCIGGPYGHGRKMRERANKSIKLSSLVLNHQIALLVLMEQLYRSWTILKGQNYHH, from the exons ATGCAAATACGCCGCTCAATCTGTG TTCCCATACGTGTACTATCAGTGGGGAAGAAGCGATCACGGGAGCTCCAACTCATGGTTGATGAGTATGCTGAAAAGATCAAGTATTATTGCAGTTTTGAAGATGTTCAAATTCGACCAAACCCTAGAAATGCACG TGATCAACGTGCTCAGGTTGATGACGAAGATGCAGCAATGATGAACCATATAAGGTCTGATGATTGG GTTGTGATGTTGGATGAACGTGGACAAGACATAAGATCCGAGGAAATGGCAGAGTTGATTGGTAATGCTGGAAATACG GGTGCTTCAAGATTATCTTTTTGCATCGGTGGGCCCTATGGTCATGGGAGAAAAATGAGGGAACGTGCTAACAAATCTATCAAGCTGTCTTCATTGGTCTTAAATCATCAAATCGCACTGCTTGTGCTCATGGAACAGCTCTACAG GTCATGGACAATTTTGAAAGGACAGAACTACCATCACTAG
- the LOC130936388 gene encoding putative RNA methyltransferase At5g10620 isoform X1, with the protein MATAVYLNSVSSNPFQATKCKYAAQSVRAVPIRVLSVGKKRSRELQLMVDEYAEKIKYYCSFEDVQIRPNPRNARDQRAQVDDEDAAMMNHIRSDDWVVMLDERGQDIRSEEMAELIGNAGNTGASRLSFCIGGPYGHGRKMRERANKSIKLSSLVLNHQIALLVLMEQLYRSWTILKGQNYHH; encoded by the exons ATGGCCACCGCAGTGTACCTCAATTCAGTGAGTTCGAATCCTTTTCAAG CTACAAAATGCAAATACGCCGCTCAATCTGTG AGAGCAGTTCCCATACGTGTACTATCAGTGGGGAAGAAGCGATCACGGGAGCTCCAACTCATGGTTGATGAGTATGCTGAAAAGATCAAGTATTATTGCAGTTTTGAAGATGTTCAAATTCGACCAAACCCTAGAAATGCACG TGATCAACGTGCTCAGGTTGATGACGAAGATGCAGCAATGATGAACCATATAAGGTCTGATGATTGG GTTGTGATGTTGGATGAACGTGGACAAGACATAAGATCCGAGGAAATGGCAGAGTTGATTGGTAATGCTGGAAATACG GGTGCTTCAAGATTATCTTTTTGCATCGGTGGGCCCTATGGTCATGGGAGAAAAATGAGGGAACGTGCTAACAAATCTATCAAGCTGTCTTCATTGGTCTTAAATCATCAAATCGCACTGCTTGTGCTCATGGAACAGCTCTACAG GTCATGGACAATTTTGAAAGGACAGAACTACCATCACTAG
- the LOC130935455 gene encoding ubiquitin carboxyl-terminal hydrolase 26 → MSRPNTRSKNKRQRQGDDIDSTTEIWRKIHKTGGITEEDINQLYMIWKPVCSGCRVNAKDNPNCFCALVPPPNGSRKSGLWMKTSDFVESLGPDPTKDLRASASSPAGLTNLGATCYANSILQCLYMNKSFREGIFSVEPEVLQQQPVLNQLVRLFVQLHVSKMAFIDSSPFVKTLELDNGVQQDSHEFLTLLLSLLERCLSHSKIAKARTIVQDLFRGNVSHVTKCSQCGKDSEASSKMEDFYELELNVKGLQSLYESLDDYLAIEELHGDNQYYCDSCRARVDATRSIKLRSLPEVLNFQLKRYVFLPKTTTRKKITSAFSFPAELDMRHRLFESSPFELIYDLSAVLIHKGSAVNSGHYIAHIKDENTGQWWEFDDENVTNLGRHPFGEEASNSTSKLAKTDVVHSNCSEAKIADSNGNGLDAKLSHSSHVETFSSSDAYMLMYHLKRSKNVDGKDVMFSGTNHKGERDAVTAQDDACLPFHLREEIKNINASYLDACEQYKQKKELELSRINERRQEVRSVLAEAPVQPLKQPFFWIYSDWLRQWADNIIPTAVDNTSIQCSHGKVPVSKITTMKRLSSQAWDKLLSKHGGGPTLSHDDCCWDCLIEGARNVVSADTYRDRRESLKQLARDVLDGHCEDGKYYISRPWLQQWWKRKVLDAPSEADAGPTAAISCPHGQLMPEQAAGAKRVLVPEDFWLFLYEDSISVKPDDPLGCPTFPVDSRECSECSNELSEVACFEDSLRLVKQRQRQKHEKLFLGKSMPLYLHCKYFLVPSLWISKWRNYVNPSVKNSDKPETLDGVIDSLKCEKHSRLVERPPELVFRRSAIVPRESSASGVTVISENDWKLLCEEWGGNEAKGISASIENIDESENVLMGSCEELPVCEDQLGSSDKVNNETENGQFVIKTCPEVCESCIGEKESCELMQKLNYCNENITVILVRGKEVPRSILEASKGFVETERRASKRTRKTKNGSSISLKVSASTSMYQLKMMIWESFGVVKENQLLQKGDKTIDIDDEYTTLADVNIFAGDQIIVRDSEIHENRDIAEELYDEKMDTQHTEEGFRGTLLTSNASSQAV, encoded by the exons ATGAGTAGACCAAATACGCGAAGCAAAAACAAGAGGCAGAGGCAAGGGGATGATATTGATAGCACTACCGAAATATGGAG GAAAATTCACAAAACGGGTGGTATAACTGAAGAAGATATAAACCAATTGTATATGATTTGGAAGCCGGTTTGTTCAGGTTGCCGTGTCAATGCTAAAGACAACCCAAATTGCTTCTGTGCATTGGTTCCTCCTCCAAATGGATCGCGGAAGTCTGGCTTGTGGATGAAGACGTCAGATTTTGTTGAAAGTCTTGGCCCCGACCCAACTAAGGATCTTCGCGCATCTGCTTCTTCACCTGCGGGTCTAACAAATCTTGGTGCAACCTGCTATGCCAACAGTATACTTCAGTGCTTGTACATGAATAAATCTTTCCGGGAAGGCATATTTTCTGTAGAACCAGAAGTTTTGCAACAGCAACCGGTGTTAAATCAGCTGGTTCGGCTTTTTGTACAGTTGCATGTTAGCAAAATGGCTTTCATAGATTCATCCCCATTCGTAAAAACACTTGAGTTAGACAATGGAGTTCAGCAGGATAGCCATGAGTTCCTGACATTGCTTCTTTCATTGCTGGAGCGTTGCCTGAGCCATTCCAAAATTGCAAAGGCAAGAACAATAGTTCAAGATCTTTTTCGTGGAAATGTGTCTCACGTGACAAA GTGCTCGCAATGTGGAAAAGACTCTGAAGCTTCTTCGAAAATGGAAGACTTCTATGAGTTGGAGTTGAATGTCAAGGGATTACAAAGTTTATATGAGAGCCTAGATGATTACCTTGCTATTGAAGAGCTTCATGGAGACAACCAATATTATTGTGACTCATGTAGAGCAAGAGTTGATGCAACTCGTAGCATCAAGCTCCGCTCATTGCCCGAAGTACTTAATTTTCAACTTAAACGATATGTTTTTCTTCCAAAG ACTACAACAAGGAAGAAAATTACTTCGGCATTTTCATTTCCTGCTGAACTTGATATGCGCCATAGATTGTTTGAATCATCTCCTTTTGAGTTGATATATGACTTGTCAGCGGTACTAATTCACAAGGGAAGTGCTGTTAATAGTGGTCACTACATTGCTCATATTAAGGATGAAAATACTGGGCAATGGTGGGAATTTGATGATGAGAATGTCACTAACTTAGGTCGTCATCCCTTTGGTGAAGAAGCTTCAAATTCTACTTCTAAATTGGCCAAGACTGATGTAGTTCATAGTAATTGCTCTGAAGCAAAGATAGCTGACAGTAATGGGAATGGTTTAGATGCCAAACTGTCTCACTCTTCCCATGTGGAGACATTTTCTTCTAGCGATGCATACATGTTGATGTACCATCTTAAACGTTCGAAGAATGTTGATGGAAAAGATGTTATGTTTTCTGGTACTAACCATAAAGGAGAGCGTGATGCAGTTACTGCCCAGGATGATGCTTGTCTTCCTTTCCATCTTCGTGAAGAGATTAAAAATATCAATGCCTCATATCTTGATGCTTGTGAGCAgtacaagcaaaagaaagagtTAGAATTGAGTCGTATCAATGAGCGGAGACAGGAAGTTCGATCTGTTTTAGCTGAAGCCCCTGTTCAGCCACTGAAGCAACCATTTTTTTGGATTTATAGTGACTGGCTTCGCCAGTGGGCTGACAACATCATTCCAAC TGCTGTTGACAACACATCTATTCAATGTTCACATGGGAAAGTCCCAGTATCAAAGATTACCACAATGAAAAGATTGTCTTCTCAAGCATGGGATAAGCTACTCTCTAAG CATGGTGGGGGGCCCACACTTTCTCATGATGATTGCTGTTGGGATTGTCTGATTGAAGGAGCTCGGAATGTGGTGTCAGCAGATACCTATCGGGATCGAAGGGAATCACTGAAGCAGCTTGCACGGGATGTTCTAGATGGACATTGTGAAGATGGAAAGTACTACATTTCTAGGCCATG GTTACAGCAATGGTGGAAACGAAAAGTTCTTGATGCTCCATCTGAAGCTGATGCAGGACCAACAGCAGCTATTAGCTGTCCACATGGGCAGCTTATGCCTGAACAAGCTGCTGGTGCTAAGAGAGTGCTTGTTCCTGAGGATTTTTGGCTCTTCTTATATGAAGATTCTATCTCTGTAAAACCTGATGATCCTTTGGGTTGCCCTACTTTCCCTGTTGACTCCAGAGAGTGTTCTGAATGCAGTAATGAATTATCTGAAGTGGCTTGCTTTGAGGATTCATTGAG ATTAGTGAAGCAAAGACAACGTCAGAAACATGAGAAACTATTCCTGGGTAAAAGTATGCCGCTCTATCTGCATTGCAAGTATTTCTTAGTTCCATCTTTGTGGATTTCAAAATGGAGAAATTATGTTAATCCATCCGTAAAGAATTCAGATAAACCTGAAACATTAGATGGGGTAATTGATTCACTGAAGTGTGAAAAG CACTCACGACTAGTTGAGAGGCCTCCTGAATTGGTTTTCAGACGCAGTGCTATAGTTCCAAGAGAGTCTTCT GCAAGTGGTGTAACAGTTATATCTGAAAATGATTGGAAACTCTTATGTGAAGAATGGGGTGGTAATGAGGCCAAAGGAATATCTGCCAgtattgaaaatattgatgaGTCTGAGAATGTTTTGATGGGATCCTGTGAAGAGTTGCCAGTATGTGAGGATCAGTTGGGTTCTTCAGATAAAGTGAATAATGAAACTGAGAATGGACAATTCGTGATCAAGACTTGTCCAGAG GTTTGTGAAAGTTGCATTGGAGAAAAAGAAAGCTGTGAGTTGATGCAGAAGCTAAACTACTGCAATGAGAACATAACTGTAATACTTGTCCGTGGAAAAGAGGTACCTAGATCAATATTGGAGGCTTCGAAGGGTTTTGTTGAAACAGAACGGCGGGCTTCTAAACGCACCCGTAAAACTAAAAATGGGAGTTCTATTAGTCTGAAAGTTTCCGCTTCGACATCAATGTACCAGCTTAAAATGATGATATGGGAATCCTTTGGG GTGGTCAAGGAAAATCAGTTACTACAAAAGGGCGATAAGACAATTGACATTGATGATGAATACACTACACTTGCAGATGTAAACATATTTGCTGGAGATCAGATTATAGTGAGGGATTCTGAAATCCATGAAAATCGAGATATTGCCG AGGAACTTTATGATGAGAAAATGGATACACAGCATACCGAGGAAGGGTTCCGGGGAACACTTTTGACCTCCAATGCTTCATCCCAGGCTGTTTAG
- the LOC130935382 gene encoding uncharacterized protein At2g24330-like codes for MGEENKVVGEGEKKKEESVGATAVVGDGEEEKNKKKKKSTKQGLISRIWNGIFRRHSDDFEKRLQYISKEEAAVMARVNRRNRSWRRTSRQIIIISVIFEAVAVGFAIMTTRSMDMNWKMRAIRVLPMFLLPALSSAVYSTYVSFIRMRDRKDQKILVKLRAERQAKIDELKEKTNYYITQQLIQRYDTDPAAKAAAATVLASKLGADSGLKVYVGDESNSAAPTGQSIDAEPARSSGLRNRKTVHSRSISSGTSTPNVPDQQLVGAAGTDQTHTSEHNQLVVVEHHQPQSSTSQDGWIARIAALLVGEDPTQSYALICGNCHMHNGLARKEDFPFITYYCPHCRALNKPKQSDERVSSGNSPNMRFPKTDDGEAVVKTVSASAADSIIKSNNPLDTATPEIEEVSEVASSGEKNS; via the exons ATGGGTGAGGAGAATAAGGTAGTTGGAGAAggtgagaagaagaaagaggaaagtgTTGGTGCCACTGCTGTTGTTGGTGATGGAGAGGAggaaaagaataagaagaagaagaagagtacgAAGCAGGGGTTAATTTCTCGTATTTGGAACGGGATTTTCAGAAGACATAGCGATGATTTCGAGAAGAGGCTGCAGTATATTTCCAAAGAGGAAGCTGCGGTTATGGCCAGGGTCAATCGGAGAAACCGGTCGTGGCGGAGAACTTCGCGCCAGATCATCATAATTTCTGTTATATTTGAG GCCGTTGCTGTAGGTTTCGCAATCATGACAACTAGATCAATGGATATGAATTGGAAGATGAGAGCAATCCGAGTTTTGCCAATGTTTCTTCTGCCTGCCTTGTCATCTGCTGTTTATTCAACGTATGTCAGCTTCATAAGGATGC GTGATCGCAAGGACCAGAAAATTCTTGTTAAGCTTCGGGCTGAAAGGCAGGCAAAAATTGATGAGCTCAAAGAAAAGACAAATTATTACATTACTCAACAACTCATTCAG AGATATGACACAGATCCAGCAGCAAAGGCAGCTGCTGCAACTGTTTTGGCATCCAAGTTGGGTGCAGATTCTGGCTTGAAAGTGTATGTGGGAGATGAATCTAACTCTGCTGCTCCAACAGGGCAGAGCATTGATGCTGAGCCTGCAAGGTCTAGTGGACTTAGAAATCGGAAAACAGTGCATTCTAGATCCATTAGTTCTGGGACATCTACTCCAAATGTTCCTGATCAACAACTAGTTGGTGCTGCCGGAACTGATCAAACTCATACTTCTGAGCACAATCAGCTTGTAGTTGTTGAACATCACCAACCTCAAAGTTCAACATCACAAGATGGGTGGATTGCTAGAATCGCAGCATTGCTTGTAGGTGAGGATCCAACACAGTCATATGCGCTCATATGCGGTAACTGCCATATGCATAATG GTCTTGCTCGGAAGGAGGATTTCCCATTTATTACTTACTATTGCCCACACTGTCGCGCCTTAAACAAACCAAAGCAATCAGATGAGCGTGTCTCCAGTGGTAACTCCCCAAATATGAGGTTTCCAAAAACAGATGATGGTGAAGCAGTAGTTAAAACTGTTAGTGCTTCTGCTGCTGACAGCATAATCAAAAGCAATAATCCCTTAGATACTGCTACCCCTGAGATTGAAGAAGTATCCGAAGTGGCTAGCTCAGGGGAGAAAAATAGTTAA